The following coding sequences are from one Musa acuminata AAA Group cultivar baxijiao chromosome BXJ1-6, Cavendish_Baxijiao_AAA, whole genome shotgun sequence window:
- the LOC103990067 gene encoding LOW QUALITY PROTEIN: arogenate dehydrogenase 1, chloroplastic (The sequence of the model RefSeq protein was modified relative to this genomic sequence to represent the inferred CDS: substituted 1 base at 1 genomic stop codon), whose amino-acid sequence MLLSRVLPSNTTLLPTSHARAAPLRYRHVPAGGGAITVPVRRSFAMTIRARDAAPVLDVEPQPLKLLDRRTKLKIAVIGFGNFGQFLARTFAAQGHEILAYSRTDYSDTARSLGVAFFDDQNDLCEQQPDVVLLSTSILSAEAVLRSLPIQRLRRSTLFVDVLSVKEFPRNLFLQLLPPDFDILCTHPMFGPDSGKHGWAGLPFAYDKVRIGDSDDRIERCRAFLEIFDREGCRMVEMSCAEHDETAAEIQFLTHTIGRVLAKLDLKSTPINTKGYETLLNLVQNTCSDSYELYNGLFIYNKNSTELIEKLNGALDTTKKELFERLHGIFRKQLFEGSARKFAGGDNXSTTIDSMRSREAAPVLDIEPQPLKLLDRRTKLKIAVIGFGNFGQFLARTFAAQGHEILAYSRTDYSDTARSLGAAFFDNQHDLCEQHPDVVLLSTSILSAEAVLRSLPIQRLRRSTLFVDVLSVKEFPRNLFLQLLPPDFDILCTHPMFGPESGKHGWAGLPFVYDKVRIGDSDDRIERCRAFLEIFEREGCRMVEMSCAEHDETAAEIQFLTHTIGRVLAKLDLKSTPINTKGYETLLNLVQNTCSDSYELYNGLFIYNKNSTELIEKLDDALDTMKKELFQRLHGIFRKQLFESSGKRSIDAGK is encoded by the exons ATGCTGCTTTCCCGTGTCCTCCCCTCGAACACCACGCTCCTCCCCACCTCCCATGCTCGCGCAGCCCCTCTCCGGTACCGCCACGTCCCTGCCGGAGGCGGTGCCATTACCGTCCCTGTTCGCCGCAGTTTTGCCATGACCATCCGAGCCCGGGACGCCGCCCCTGTTCTTGATGTCGAGCCGCAGCCGCTTAAGCTCCTCGACCGCCGCACCAAGCTCAAGATCGCCGTCATCGGCTTCGGCAACTTCGGCCAGTTCCTTGCCCGCACCTTCGCCGCCCAAGGCCATGAGATACTCGCCTACTCGCGCACCGACTACTCCGACACCGCCCGCTCCCTCGGTGTGGCATTTTTCGACGACCAGAACGACCTCTGCGAGCAACAGCCCGACGTCGTCCTCCTCTCCACCTCCATCCTCTCCGCCGAGGCCGTGCTCCGGTCTCTGCCCATCCAGCGTCTCCGCCGCAGCACGCTGTTCGTCGACGTCCTCTCCGTCAAGGAGTTCCCCAGGAACCTCTTCCTCCAGCTGCTTCCCCCGGACTTCGACATCCTGTGCACGCATCCCATGTTCGGCCCCGACAGCGGCAAGCACGGCTGGGCCGGGCTCCCGTTCGCCTACGACAAAGTCCGGATCGGTGACTCCGACGACCGCATCGAGCGGTGCCGCGCGTTCCTCGAGATCTTCGATCGGGAGGGCTGCCGGATGGTCGAGATGTCGTGCGCGGAGCACGACGAGACGGCGGCAGAGATCCAGTTCTTGACGCACACCATCGGCAGGGTGCTCGCGAAGCTGGACCTCAAGTCCACGCCCATCAACACCAAAGGTTACGAGACCCTACTAAATCTGGTGCAGAACACCTGCAGCGACAGCTACGAGCTCTACAATGGGCTGTTCATATACAACAAGAACTCCACCGAGCTGATCGAGAAGCTGAACGGCGCCTTGGACACCACGAAGAAGGAGCTATTTGAGCGCTTGCATGGCATATTCAGGAAGCAGCTGTTCGAGGGCTCAGCTAGAAAATTCGCCGGCGGGGACAACTGAAGCACCACCATCGATTCGATG AGAT CCCGTGAGGCCGCCCCTGTTCTTGATATCGAGCCGCAGCCACTTAAGCTCCTCGACCGCCGCACCAAGCTCAAGATCGCCGTCATCGGCTTCGGCAACTTCGGCCAGTTCCTTGCCCGCACCTTCGCCGCCCAAGGCCATGAAATTCTCGCCTACTCGCGCACCGACTACTCCGACACCGCCCGCTCCCTCGGTGCGGCATTTTTCGACAACCAGCACGACCTCTGCGAGCAGCACCCGGACGTCGTCCTCCTCTCCACCTCCATCCTCTCCGCCGAGGCCGTTCTCCGGTCCCTACCCATTCAGCGCCTCCGCCGTAGCACGCTCTTCGTTGACGTCCTCTCCGTCAAGGAGTTCCCCAGGAACCTCTTCCTCCAGCTGCTGCCCCCGGACTTCGACATCCTGTGCACGCATCCCATGTTCGGCCCCGAGAGCGGCAAGCACGGGTGGGCCGGGCTCCCGTTCGTCTACGACAAAGTCCGGATCGGCGATTCCGACGACCGCATCGAGCGGTGCCGCGCATTCCTCGAGATCTTCGAGCGAGAAGGCTGCCGCATGGTCGAGATGTCGTGTGCAGAGCACGACGAGACGGCGGCAGAGATCCAGTTCTTGACGCACACCATCGGCAGGGTGCTCGCGAAGCTGGACCTCAAGTCCACGCCCATCAACACCAAAGGTTACGAGACGCTGCTAAATCTGGTGCAGAACACCTGCAGCGACAGCTACGAGCTCTACAACGGGCTGTTCATATACAACAAGAACTCCACCGAGCTGATCGAGAAGCTGGACGACGCCTTGGACACAATGAAGAAGGAACTATTCCAACGCTTGCACGGCATCTTTAGGAAACAGCTGTTTGAGAGCTCGGGTAAAAGGTCCATCGATGCGGGCAAATGA
- the LOC103990066 gene encoding arogenate dehydrogenase 2, chloroplastic-like, with the protein MLLSRVLPSNTTLLPASSRTRAAPLRCHRVPVGRAITVPVRCRSTMTIQARDTPPVLDIEPQPLKLLDRGTKLKIAVIGFGNFGQFLARTFAAQGHEVLAYSRTDYSDTARSLGVAFFDNQHDLCEQHPDVLLLSTSILSAEAVLRSLPIQRLRRSTLFVDVLSVKEFPRNLFLQLLPPDFDILCTHPMFGPESGKHGWAGLPFVYDKVRIGDSDDRVERCHAFLEIFEREGCRMVEMSCAEHDETAAEIQFLTHTIGRVLAKLDLKSTPINTKGYETLLNLVQNTCSDSYELYNGLFIYNKNSTELIEKLDGALDGMKKELFDRLHGIFREQLFDSSGRRPIDVGN; encoded by the coding sequence ATGCTACTCTCCCGTGTGCTCCCCTCAAACACCACCCTCCTCCCCGCCTCCTCCCGCACTCGCGCAGCCCCTCTCCGGTGCCACCGCGTCCCTGTCGGCCGTGCCATTACCGTCCCTGTTCGCTGCCGTTCCACCATGACCATCCAAGCCCGCGACACGCCCCCTGTTCTTGATATCGAGCCGCAGCCGCTTAAGCTCCTCGACCGCGGCACCAAGCTCAAGATCGCCGTCATCGGCTTCGGCAACTTCGGCCAGTTCCTTGCCCGCACCTTCGCCGCCCAAGGCCATGAGGTACTCGCGTACTCGCGCACCGACTACTCCGACACCGCCCGCTCCCTCGGCGTGGCATTTTTCGACAACCAGCACGACCTCTGCGAGCAGCACCCCGacgtcctcctcctctccactTCCATCCTCTCCGCCGAGGCCGTGCTCCGGTCTCTGCCCATCCAGCGCCTCCGCCGCAGCACTCTCTTCGTTGACGTCCTCTCCGTCAAGGAGTTTCCCAGGAACCTCTTCCTCCAGCTGCTGCCCCCGGACTTCGACATCCTGTGCACGCATCCCATGTTCGGCCCCGAGAGCGGCAAGCACGGCTGGGCCGGGCTCCCGTTCGTCTACGACAAAGTCCGGATCGGCGACTCCGACGACCGGGTCGAGCGGTGCCACGCGTTCCTCGAGATCTTCGAGCGGGAGGGCTGCCGGATGGTCGAGATGTCGTGTGCAGAGCACGACGAAACGGCAGCAGAGATCCAGTTCTTGACGCACACCATAGGCAGGGTGCTCGCGAAGCTGGACCTCAAGTCCACGCCCATCAACACCAAAGGTTACGAAACCCTACTAAATCTGGTGCAGAACACCTGCAGCGACAGCTACGAGCTGTACAATGGGCTGTTCATATACAACAAGAACTCCACCGAGCTGATCGAGAAGCTGGACGGCGCCTTGGACGGGATGAAGAAGGAGCTCTTTGATCGCTTGCATGGCATCTTTAGGGAGCAATTGTTCGACAGCTCAGGTAGAAGGCCCATTGACGTGGGCAACTGA
- the LOC103990065 gene encoding uncharacterized protein LOC103990065, producing the protein MPSASMGFAKLASRRPNTSRTLMACSSRRSNSAVPPVSRPLLRSASPAAVAGAAPFSSSYRSSASSPFASSSSANSSTFFHHRSASPTRVYLVGSTPSPRTPSVHFSLDRSTSPGRSLAVVDRRRPASASAAAPARRTCMCSPTTHPGSFRCSLHKGLRFPPHHNQHAASSSPSNRLNARRSAMTNSLVRIGAVEGEWVKRALASLIRPSSHQQRRRADFRPRLSRLSVMSRADDV; encoded by the coding sequence ATGCCGAGCGCCTCCATGGGGTTTGCCAAATTAGCTAGTCGGCGCCCCAATACGTCGAGAACCCTAATGGCGTGCTCTTCTAGAAGATCCAACTCCGCCGTTCCACCGGTTTCGAGGCCCCTCCTACGATCCGCATCTCCCGCTGCGGTTGCAGGCGCCgcccccttctcttcctcctacCGCTCCTCTGCCTCTTCTCCcttcgcttcctcttcctccgccAACTCGTCCACCTTCTTCCATCACCGCTCCGCCTCGCCTACCCGCGTTTACCTCGTCGGATCCACGCCTTCCCCCAGAACCCCGTCCGTCCACTTCTCCCTCGATCGATCTACTTCCCCAGGCCGTTCCCTCGCCGTCGTCGACCGGCGCCGTCCCGCTTCCGCCTCGGCCGCCGCACCTGCCCGTCGCACCTGCATGTGCTCTCCCACCACCCACCCCGGCTCCTTCCGCTGCAGCCTCCACAAGGGCCTCCGCTTTCCCCCTCACCACAACCAACACGCCGCTTCTTCGTCGCCGTCGAACCGCCTCAACGCCCGCCGTTCCGCGATGACCAACTCGCTGGTCCGAATCGGAGCCGTGGAGGGCGAGTGGGTGAAGCGCGCTCTTGCCTCCCTCATCCGTCCGTCCTCGCACCAGCAGCGCCGGCGGGCCGACTTCCGTCCGCGTCTCAGTCGCCTCTCCGTCATGTCCAGGGCCGACGATGTCTAG